Below is a window of Metamycoplasma cloacale DNA.
GAATGAAAAACTGTAGATCAAATATTTGATATTAGAAATGGTTTCACACCTTCTAAATCTATTAAGGAATATTGGGAAAATGGAACCATAAATTGATACCGATTGGAAGATTTAAGAGAACAAGGGAGAATTCTCGGTAACTCAATTCAAAAAATATCAAATAATGCAGTTAATCATAGTAGACTTTTTAAAAAAGACAGCATAATTTTATCAACATCAGCTACAATTGGTGAATATGCCTTACTAACTAAAGATTCACTAGCAAATCAACGGTTTACTAATTTTCAAACCAAAAAAGAATTGAAATCATTACTAATACCTAAATTCGTTTTATACTATTTTGAAGTTATTAGCCAATGATGCAAGAACAATTGTGATTCCGCTACTTTTCAAACGGTTGATATAAAAAATTTAAAAAAAATTAAATTTCCAATCCCTCCTATTGAAATTCAAAATCAAATTGTTGAAATCCTTGATAAATTTTCTTCATACAAAGCGGAGCTTACAGCGGAGCTTACAGCGGAGCTTACAGAAAGAAATAAACAATATACTTATTACACTAATAAATTATTAGATTTTTCATCGTCACAAAGTAATATTGCTTATAAAGATAATAGTAGTATATCTAATGTACAAAAAATAGAAGATTTGTGTATTATCAAGCGTGGTAAAGTAATTTCTAATCAATATATTGAACAAAATTCAGGTGAATATCATGTTTATTCTTCAAAAACATATGATAATGGTTCCATTGGCAAAATGAATACTTATGATTTTGACGGCGAATATATAACTTGAACTACAGACGGAGCTAATGCCGGCACCATTTTCTATAGAAATGAAAAATTTAATATCACTAACGTATGTGGTTTACTTGAAGTTAAGGACAAAAATTACATAAGCACAAAATACTTGTTTTATGCATTATCACATGTATCTAAAAATTATGTTAATTATGCAACAAGCAATCCTAAATTAATGTCAAACATGATGGCTGAAATTTTAGTTTTAGTTCCTACTTTAACTATTCAAGAGAAAATAGTTAAATTACTAGATAACTTTGATGATATTTGCAAAAGTTTAAATATTGGCTTACCTAAGGAAATTGAATTAAGAGAAAAACAATATAACTACTACAGAGATCAAATTTTTAAATATCTAGAAACAGGCACTTTAGATAATTGCCCTGAAGAGAGAGAGAGAGAGAGAGAGAGCGGATCTTGCGCAAATAATTAATTGAATATTTGAACATTCAATATCTACAACATTAAAACAAATATCATTTAAAAATGAAACTAATATTCAATGAAAGAGGCTTGATGAAATTTCCACAATTAAAACGGGGCAACCAATTAATCAAACAATAATTTCTCAAAATATTGGTAAATATCCTGTCATAAATAGTGGGAAAAATCCATTAGGATATATAAATAAATGAAATACCGAAAACGATCCGATTGGAATTGCTTCTCGTGGAACTGTTGGCTATATTACATATACAGAAGGTAGATATTTTAGGGGGAATTTGAATTATTCCGTTACCATCAAAGATAAAAAGGTTGTAAATCAAAAATTTTTGTATTATCTTCTTTTAGCTAATCAAAATAAAATTTTTGAAATATGTAATTATAATGGTGTTCCAGCTCTTAATTCCGCTGATTTAAAAGAAATGGAACTTCCAATCCCTCCTATTGAAATTCAAAATAATATTGTTAAAATCCTTGATAAATTTGATCTATTAATCAATGATTTAACAGAAGGACTACCAAAAGAAATAAAATTGCGTGAAAAACAATATGAATATTATTCAAATTTAATATTTAAAAAACTATCTAAATAGAGAGAAATAAAAAAAGGGAGCAAATCCCTTTTTTTATCTTTAATTTAAATTGTTTAAAGATTTGATTAACTACTATTTTCTAATATTTAGAGCTTTAATTGTTTCTAGATATAAGTTGTAGTTTGTTTCTTTTAAGTGGTTTAATAAAGCTTTACGTTGATTAACTTTAGCCATAAATCCACGCATTGAATGTAAATCGTTTTTGTTTGCAACAAAGTGTGATTTTAAACTTTCAATGTCTTCTGTTAGAATTGCAATTTGAACAGGTAGATATCCTGTGTCTTTTGCATTTCTTCCATATTTAAGAGTTAACTCTTGTTTCTTTTCTTTTGAAACCATTATAATCCTTTCATAACCTAGCAATAATCGTAATTACTACCACGCTAGATTTTATATAATTCACAAATTATAACAAATATATTTATATAACAATATAAATTACTTGATATTTATGCTGAAAAATGCTTTAGCAATAGCAATATCATCATCAAAAATTTCATTCTCTGCTTGATTTTTAATTAATCTTAGTTTATCAATAAATTCAATATAAACTTCTTGATGTTTTGATCAAACTAAATCAAGATCTAATAGAATCAATTTATTATTCATTTCATTGTTTTGATTAAAATTAATCAAACAAATACCGTGATATTCAATGTTTTCAATCACAACATTAACATAATATATACCTGCATGTAATCTAATTAAATTTTCTGGATATTGAAAATGAAATTTTTCTACATTAACAATAAATGCGTATTTATCAATTAATAATGTATTTAACATTTCAATATTACTTTCTTTAATTAAATCCCGAATAATTCCAGATGATATTTTTTGACTATTAATTTTTCTTTCAGAAGCAATTGATACATCAAAATATTTCTTTAATAAATTAATATTTCCTGATTTATTAAATCCAAAAGTATAATCCTGACCACATACAATATGTTTAACATTCATTTTTTTTAATAATTCAATAAATTCTTTAGCTGTTTTATATCTAAAATCTTCATTAAAATCAATGATATAAGTTTGATTAAACCCATAATTAGCGAGCGTATACAAACGCGGTTTTAACTGAAAAGCTTTTTCTGGTTTAACATTACCGTTTTTATGTGGATTTTTGAAAATAGAAAAAGCTAGAATACATTCTGGATGCAATATTTTTAAAGATTTTGCGTTTTTAATTAATTCAAGATGTCCGATATGTAAAGTTTCAAACGAACCCAAACACAAAATTAATGGTTGATCGTTTTGAATTTTATTATTAAATGTTAAATTGTATAATTCCATGTTATAAATTTTACTAAAAACAAAATAAAAAAGTGGGTTGCACTTTTTTATTCATAAAATCCTTTATCTCTTAATTTGAAATAAGGGCCATCTTCTGTAACTGGTAGACAAATTTCTTTAGCTGCTGATTTAGTAACATCTTCTCCATTACCCATAGCAATTCCAAGACCAACAGCCTCTAGCATTTCAACGTCGTTTTCACTGTCTCCGAATGCTACCATTTCTTCTAATGAATAACCTAATAAATTAGCTAAAACTTTTAATCCTACTGCTTTTGTAATGCCTTTTGATGAAATAAATACTCCACCATCTCATTCAGCTAATACTCAAACATTCATATTATTTTCTTCAAAGAATTTAGTTAATTTAGGGCCAAGCACTTTTGATTCTTTACTACTTACTGTAATTAAATAGTTTTTATCATTTTGTTTTTCAAATTCATCAATTGAAATGAATTTATCTTGATATGGCTTATAGAATCAGTGATCGATATTAAATAATTCATTGTAATATCCTCATTTGTTTCCAACAAATGAATAAGGAAGATTATTTTCTTTTGCATATTCAGCAAATTTTTTGTAATCTTCATAATCAATTGTAGTTTCAAAAACATATTCTTTAGTTTTTAGATCTAGAATAAATGTTCCATTTGCTCCTACAAAATAATCAACATAAGGGTTATCAATTTGTTTACCTACTGTGAAAATATCACGACCTGAACATAAAACATTAATATAACCATTTTGTTTTAACTTTTCAAACATTTCTTTCATTCTTGGTGAAAGTTCATCAACACCAAAAGGAAGTAATGTCCCATCAATATCAAATACAAGAATTTTATATTTAGTCATGTTTCACCTCTTTCAATATACGTTCAATTCTTGCGAAAAGCACCTTGGAAAAACTAATTTTTCCATAGTCTACATCGCCTATTCCTATTATTTCGTTGTTGTATATAAATATTTTTTTTCCACTAAAATCGGATAAATTATCAATATAACTTAAACGATTTTTTGCTATTGACACTAGGTCATTTTTTTCAAGCATATATAATGATATATGAAAAAGCTTTTCTAAATCATTTATTTTTATAAAATTTTCTTTTTCATTCATGGATATATCACCAATTCTTAGCCTTGTTAATGTATTTACAATAGCATCCGTATTTAATAAAACCCCAATATCATGAATTAAGCTTCTTATATAGGTGCCTTTAGAAACTGTTGTTTCAATTTCGAAAGTTTGATGTTTTTCATCAAAATTAATTAAGCTTAAATCTAAGATATTAATATCAATTGGTTTAATCTCTACATCTCGATTTTCTCTGGCTAATTTATACAGCCTTACACCATTAATTTTTTTAGCAGAAAAAATTGGTGGAATTTGCGTTTTTATATCTTTAATATAAGATAGAACATCTAAGAAAGCTGATTTTGAGATATTTTTGAAAGGCAAATCAAAAATTTCTTCGCCTTCATCATAACTTCTACTGCTTTTATGCAAAGACGCTTTAACATAATAAGTTTTGACGTCATTTACAATATAGTTTAGCAATTTAGTATCTTCATCGGTTGCAATAATTAATAAACCATCAGCTAAGGGGTCTAATGTACCTGAATGACCTATTTTTTTAATACCCATTTCTTTAGCGAAATCTTTAATTGCTTTAAATGAGGATATCCTCTTTGGTTTTCAAATTTTATAAAACATTTATACACTCCAAATGCTTTACAATCGTATCACAAAAAAACTAAAAATCATGATTTACACAATTTTTTTGTTTTAATAGATTATTTTTTTTATTTTTTTACAAAAAAAAAAAAAACATTTGTACAATTGTATGGTTAGGAGTTTTTATGAGAAAAAGTAAGAAAATTGCATTAATTTTGTTAGGATTAGGAGCTATCGGAGCGACAGCGGGGACTGTTTATGTGCTTTTAAATTCAAAAAAATCAAAAAATGAAGCTATTGCAAAATTAATTAATACCATTGACACTTATCGTAAAAATAATTTAAATGGTGATGCTTGAACAAAATTAGACAATCAAGCAATAGAATTAATTAAAGATCTAAATTCTTTCATTGATAGCAAAAACGAAATCGAAGTTAATAAAGCTATTGAAGAAAATTCAGAAAAATTTGCAATGATTCAAGAATTATTTAAATATTTTACATTAGCAAATGAAGTTAATGGTTATTTAAACATCATTTCTAATGATAACAAATACCAAGAAATTGCATCTGAATTAAAAAATGTATTAGATAAACAAAATGGAATTGTTAAAAATACAGAAAACAAGATTGACGTTATTAATTCATTCAATACTTTAAAGAACGCATATGAAAATGCAATAAGCAAAATAAATGATAATAATTTATTAATTGCATCTAAAATAAATGAATTAGACGATTTAATAAAACAAGCCAATGAATATAACGAATCTGTTAAAAATACAGAGATTAAAGAAGAATTAAAAAGAGCCATTGAAATCGCAGTGACTAAAAAAGATGCTACAAATGCAACAACTGAATCTTTAACTAATGCTTATAATAATTTAGAATTAATTCTGGAAAACATCAAAGTTAAAAATGAAGAATGAAAAATGGCTCATACAAGATTAGAAAGTAAAATTTCTGAAATTGAATTAAATAAAGGGTCATATGGTTTTAACGAAAGTGAATTGAATGATTTAAGCTTAGCGACACAAGAAGCAAAAAATATAGCAAATGATTACTCAAATGATAAAACTGCATTGGATAATGCTATAGTAGTATTAGAAAATAAGGTTAAGGAAATTAAAGAAAGAGCAGATTTAAGAAAACAAGAAGAATTACTTGTTAAAAATAAATTAAATAGTTTAATTAATCAAGTTGCTGAATTTAAAAATGATGTAGTAATTAATACACAAATCAAGGAAAGATTAAATCAAAATATTACAAATGCATCAAGTGAATTAAACAATAACAATGCTACTAGCGATACTTTAAATGAAGCATATAATAAATTAAAAGAACAATTTGATATCGAAAAATCTAATCACAATGAATGAGAAAAATCATACAATAATCTAAAAAATAAAATTGATGAGACAGAAATATATTCAATATTAAATTCAAGTAGTTCAAACGATTTAACCAATCTTTTTTCAGCAATAGAAGAATCAAAAACCATATTAGATAATAGAAATTCTAATAAAACAACATTAGATAATCAACTAGCTAAATTAGAAAAAGCATACATAAAAGCTAAGGAATTAATAGATTTAAATAAAACCCAAGAAGAATTAGCTAAAGAAAAATTACAAATTTTAATTAGCCAATCAATCACATATAAAAACTCAATTATTAATCAAAATATTAAAGAAGAATTAAATAACCAAATTCAAAATGCTCAAAATGCATTAAGCAACCCTAGTGCTACACTAGACAGTTTGAATAATGCATATACCGCATTAGAAGAAGCATTAAATTCAGCTAAATCTCAAAATACTGATTGAAAAGATGCTAATGCATCTCTAAATGACAAAATTAATGAAATTAATAACTTAAAAAATTCAGATGCATTTAATTCATCAGAAATTCAAGAAATTGATAATGCAATTACAGAAGCGCAAAAGTCATTAGATAATCCAAATATCGATAAAGATGCAATTAATAATGCTAAAACAACTTTAGAAAATCAATTTAAAGCTATTCAAGAAAAAGCAGATGCTAGAAAAGCGCAAGAACAATTAGATAAACAAAAATTAGCTACATTAATCACTGAGGCAAATGAATATAATAATTCAATTAAAAACACAACCATTAACTCAGAATTATCTTCAGCAATTCAAATTGCGATAAATAAAAAAGATGCTGTAAATGCAACATCCGAATCTTTAACTGAAGCATTAAATGAATTACAAACTGCATTAGATAATGTCAAAATCAAGAATCAAGAATGAAATACTTCATACACCAATTTAGATGACAAAATTAAAGAAATCGAAGCAAATAGAGAAACAGATGAAGTAAATGAATCAGAATTAAATACATTGAATAATGCAATTAAAGAAGCTAAAGCTGTTCTAAATGATCCAAATAGTGATAAAACAGCATTAGATAATGCAAAAACCACTCTAGAAAATAAATATAATGAAATTAAACTAGCATTTAATTCAAGAAAAGAAAATGAAAATAAAGCTAAAGAAAAATTAAATAACTTGATTAATCAAGCAAATTCAGCTAAAGAATCAATTATAAATACAGCAATTAAAGATGTCTTAAGCAATGCAATTCAAAATGCAGAAGCGGCATCAAACAATCCTAAAGCAACTACAGATAGTTTAAATAATGCATATACAGCACTTGAAGCAACTTTAAATGAAGCAAAAACACAAGATACTAACTGAAAAAATGCCAACTCTGCATTAAATGATAAAATTAATGAAATTAATAGTTCTAAAAATAGTAATAACTTCAATTCAACTGAATTACAACAAATCAATGAAGCAATAGTCAAAGCAACTGAATCACTAAATAATTCATCATTAGCCCAAGAAGCATTAGAATCTGCTAAAACTGAATTAGAAAATAAATATAATGAAATTAAGAAAAATTTAGACAATCGAAAAGAACGAGAAAAAGAAAATGCTAAACAAAAATTGAATGCGTTAATTAACCAAGCAACAGAAGAAAAAAATAAAATTGTGAATAATGTAATTAAAAATGAATTAGGTACAGCAATTCAAACTGCTAAAAATGTTCTTGATAGTAGTGATTCATCAACAGAGGATTTAAATAAAGCATATCAAACCTTAGAATCTGCATTAAATAATAGTAAAGAACAAGACAATGATTGAAAAAATGCTAATTCTAACTTAAATACTAAAATTAATGAAATTAATAGTTCTAAAGATGGCAATAACTTCAATTCAACTGAATTAAAACAAATCAATGATGCGATAGCTAAGGCAACTGAATCACTAAATAATCCTTTAGTTAATAAGCAAGAATTAGAAAATGCTAAAACAACTTTAGAAAATGCATATAAAAAAGTTCAAACAAATGCTGAGTTAAGAAAACAACAAGAAAATAAAGAAAAAGAAAAACTTGAAACATTAATTAAAGAATCATCATTATACAAAGATTCAATAACAAATTCTTTTATTAAAGATGAATTATCTTCATCAATTCAATCAGCAATAAATAAAAAAGATGACGCAAATGCTACTATAGATTCTTTAACTCAAACATATAAAGATCTTGAATCAGCATTACAAACTGCTAAAACTAAAAATGAAGAATGAAAAACCGCTCATACTAACTTAGATAATAAAATCAAAGAAATTGAAGGAAATAAAACTTCAAATGACTTCAATGAGCATGAATTAAGTGATTTAAATAATGCAATTGAAGCAGCTAAAACCGTGTTAAGTAATCCGTCTTCAGATAAAAATGCATTAGATAATGCTAAAACCACTTTAGATGCAAAATATAACGAAATTATACAAACATCTGAATTAAGAAAACAACAAGAAAAAGATAATGCTAAAAATCAATTAAAATCTTTAATTGATGATGCTACATCATTTAAAGATTCAATAATAAACACCGAAATAAAAAATAAATTATCACAAGCTATTCAAAATGTTCAATCTATTCTTGATAATTTAGAATCTTCAACCGAAGCATTGGATAATGCATACAAAACATTAGAAACTATATTCAATCAAATTAAATTAGAAGATAGTGCTTGAAAATCTGCAAATAGTGATTTAGATAATAAAATCAACGAAATTAATAATTTGAAAATATCTAACGGATTTAATGAAACGGAAATGTTGGAAATTAATACTATAATTTCAGAAGCTAAAAAATTATTAAATAATCCTTCAATTAATAAAGAAAATCTAGAAATCGCTAAATCAACATTAGAAACTGAATTTAGAAAAATTCAAGCAAAAGCTGAATTAAGAAAACAACAAGAAAATCTTGCAAAAGAAAAACTACAAACATTAATTAATCAAGCGAATACATACAATCAAACAACAGTTGAAAATACAACAATTAAAAATGAATTGCAATCATTAATTACCACTGCAACAACTAAAAAAGATGCTAAAAATGCAACCGCTGAATCCTTAGAACAAGCGTATAATGAATTAAATTCTTCATTTGATGCTGTTAAAACAAAACAAAATACATGAAAAGCTTCATATGATGGTCTTAAAAATAGAACCGTTGAAGTTAATAATCAAATTGATAGTTACAATTTAGATAATATAGAAAAACAACAATTATTAGCCGTTGTAAACGACAGTAATGAAATACTAAATAATAAAAATAATGATGCACAAACATTTAATGATAAATTGCAAAAATTAAATAATGCAGTAAATGAATATAAAACTAAAAATGATGTAAGAAATCAAATTAAAACTCTACTAACTAAATTAGATCAAGATAAAAATAACGAATATATCATTGATAAACAAGAATTACAATCTAAAATTACTAAATTTGTTAGTGAAACAAATACTTTATTAAATAAATCAAATTCTACTCTTTTAGAATTCCAAACCAAAAAAACAGAACTTGAAAACTTAATAAAAGAAACTAACGATAATGCTGTTAAATTAAAGACTGAATTACGTTCAAAAATTGAAACCACTCTTTCAAATACTAAAGACAGTTTAACATTGTCATTGCTACAAACTTATCAAACACGATTTAATTTCG
It encodes the following:
- a CDS encoding restriction endonuclease subunit S, with amino-acid sequence MTNIWKLIENSSIEWKTVDQIFDIRNGFTPSKSIKEYWENGTINWYRLEDLREQGRILGNSIQKISNNAVNHSRLFKKDSIILSTSATIGEYALLTKDSLANQRFTNFQTKKELKSLLIPKFVLYYFEVISQWCKNNCDSATFQTVDIKNLKKIKFPIPPIEIQNQIVEILDKFSSYKAELTAELTAELTERNKQYTYYTNKLLDFSSSQSNIAYKDNSSISNVQKIEDLCIIKRGKVISNQYIEQNSGEYHVYSSKTYDNGSIGKMNTYDFDGEYITWTTDGANAGTIFYRNEKFNITNVCGLLEVKDKNYISTKYLFYALSHVSKNYVNYATSNPKLMSNMMAEILVLVPTLTIQEKIVKLLDNFDDICKSLNIGLPKEIELREKQYNYYRDQIFKYLETGTLDNCPEERERERESGSCANN
- a CDS encoding restriction endonuclease subunit S, whose product is MQWKRLDEISTIKTGQPINQTIISQNIGKYPVINSGKNPLGYINKWNTENDPIGIASRGTVGYITYTEGRYFRGNLNYSVTIKDKKVVNQKFLYYLLLANQNKIFEICNYNGVPALNSADLKEMELPIPPIEIQNNIVKILDKFDLLINDLTEGLPKEIKLREKQYEYYSNLIFKKLSK
- the rpsO gene encoding 30S ribosomal protein S15; translation: MVSKEKKQELTLKYGRNAKDTGYLPVQIAILTEDIESLKSHFVANKNDLHSMRGFMAKVNQRKALLNHLKETNYNLYLETIKALNIRK
- a CDS encoding FAD synthase, with the translated sequence MELYNLTFNNKIQNDQPLILCLGSFETLHIGHLELIKNAKSLKILHPECILAFSIFKNPHKNGNVKPEKAFQLKPRLYTLANYGFNQTYIIDFNEDFRYKTAKEFIELLKKMNVKHIVCGQDYTFGFNKSGNINLLKKYFDVSIASERKINSQKISSGIIRDLIKESNIEMLNTLLIDKYAFIVNVEKFHFQYPENLIRLHAGIYYVNVVIENIEYHGICLINFNQNNEMNNKLILLDLDLVWSKHQEVYIEFIDKLRLIKNQAENEIFDDDIAIAKAFFSINIK
- a CDS encoding YcsE-related riboflavin metabolism phosphatase, yielding MTKYKILVFDIDGTLLPFGVDELSPRMKEMFEKLKQNGYINVLCSGRDIFTVGKQIDNPYVDYFVGANGTFILDLKTKEYVFETTIDYEDYKKFAEYAKENNLPYSFVGNKWGYYNELFNIDHWFYKPYQDKFISIDEFEKQNDKNYLITVSSKESKVLGPKLTKFFEENNMNVWVLAEWDGGVFISSKGITKAVGLKVLANLLGYSLEEMVAFGDSENDVEMLEAVGLGIAMGNGEDVTKSAAKEICLPVTEDGPYFKLRDKGFYE
- the truB gene encoding tRNA pseudouridine(55) synthase TruB, which produces MFYKIWKPKRISSFKAIKDFAKEMGIKKIGHSGTLDPLADGLLIIATDEDTKLLNYIVNDVKTYYVKASLHKSSRSYDEGEEIFDLPFKNISKSAFLDVLSYIKDIKTQIPPIFSAKKINGVRLYKLARENRDVEIKPIDINILDLSLINFDEKHQTFEIETTVSKGTYIRSLIHDIGVLLNTDAIVNTLTRLRIGDISMNEKENFIKINDLEKLFHISLYMLEKNDLVSIAKNRLSYIDNLSDFSGKKIFIYNNEIIGIGDVDYGKISFSKVLFARIERILKEVKHD
- a CDS encoding FIVAR domain-containing protein, yielding MRKSKKIALILLGLGAIGATAGTVYVLLNSKKSKNEAIAKLINTIDTYRKNNLNGDAWTKLDNQAIELIKDLNSFIDSKNEIEVNKAIEENSEKFAMIQELFKYFTLANEVNGYLNIISNDNKYQEIASELKNVLDKQNGIVKNTENKIDVINSFNTLKNAYENAISKINDNNLLIASKINELDDLIKQANEYNESVKNTEIKEELKRAIEIAVTKKDATNATTESLTNAYNNLELILENIKVKNEEWKMAHTRLESKISEIELNKGSYGFNESELNDLSLATQEAKNIANDYSNDKTALDNAIVVLENKVKEIKERADLRKQEELLVKNKLNSLINQVAEFKNDVVINTQIKERLNQNITNASSELNNNNATSDTLNEAYNKLKEQFDIEKSNHNEWEKSYNNLKNKIDETEIYSILNSSSSNDLTNLFSAIEESKTILDNRNSNKTTLDNQLAKLEKAYIKAKELIDLNKTQEELAKEKLQILISQSITYKNSIINQNIKEELNNQIQNAQNALSNPSATLDSLNNAYTALEEALNSAKSQNTDWKDANASLNDKINEINNLKNSDAFNSSEIQEIDNAITEAQKSLDNPNIDKDAINNAKTTLENQFKAIQEKADARKAQEQLDKQKLATLITEANEYNNSIKNTTINSELSSAIQIAINKKDAVNATSESLTEALNELQTALDNVKIKNQEWNTSYTNLDDKIKEIEANRETDEVNESELNTLNNAIKEAKAVLNDPNSDKTALDNAKTTLENKYNEIKLAFNSRKENENKAKEKLNNLINQANSAKESIINTAIKDVLSNAIQNAEAASNNPKATTDSLNNAYTALEATLNEAKTQDTNWKNANSALNDKINEINSSKNSNNFNSTELQQINEAIVKATESLNNSSLAQEALESAKTELENKYNEIKKNLDNRKEREKENAKQKLNALINQATEEKNKIVNNVIKNELGTAIQTAKNVLDSSDSSTEDLNKAYQTLESALNNSKEQDNDWKNANSNLNTKINEINSSKDGNNFNSTELKQINDAIAKATESLNNPLVNKQELENAKTTLENAYKKVQTNAELRKQQENKEKEKLETLIKESSLYKDSITNSFIKDELSSSIQSAINKKDDANATIDSLTQTYKDLESALQTAKTKNEEWKTAHTNLDNKIKEIEGNKTSNDFNEHELSDLNNAIEAAKTVLSNPSSDKNALDNAKTTLDAKYNEIIQTSELRKQQEKDNAKNQLKSLIDDATSFKDSIINTEIKNKLSQAIQNVQSILDNLESSTEALDNAYKTLETIFNQIKLEDSAWKSANSDLDNKINEINNLKISNGFNETEMLEINTIISEAKKLLNNPSINKENLEIAKSTLETEFRKIQAKAELRKQQENLAKEKLQTLINQANTYNQTTVENTTIKNELQSLITTATTKKDAKNATAESLEQAYNELNSSFDAVKTKQNTWKASYDGLKNRTVEVNNQIDSYNLDNIEKQQLLAVVNDSNEILNNKNNDAQTFNDKLQKLNNAVNEYKTKNDVRNQIKTLLTKLDQDKNNEYIIDKQELQSKITKFVSETNTLLNKSNSTLLEFQTKKTELENLIKETNDNAVKLKTELRSKIETTLSNTKDSLTLSLLQTYQTRFNFETSLNERMSKLQPVFDNVDSNRKSLEDALSDYNTIYDKAKIWFELLEKFAFMKKTASTDREHLELMGKLTEFESKISQIERYIQIFSTEVVADGVETRWKNAIKTIDTWLLQYGLNFNEEKSKQTYTEWIKILNKYS